In Pelmatolapia mariae isolate MD_Pm_ZW linkage group LG8, Pm_UMD_F_2, whole genome shotgun sequence, one genomic interval encodes:
- the LOC134633827 gene encoding voltage-dependent anion-selective channel protein 2-like — protein MAVPPAYADLGKSAKDIFNKGYGFGLVKLDVKTKSSSGVEFKTSGSSNVDTSKVTGTLETKYKWAEYGLTFTEKWTTENTLGTEICVEDQITKGLKLTFETTFSPNTGKKSGKVKTAYKREYLNAGVDVDLDFAGPTIHGAAVAGYEGWLAGYQMTFDTAKSKMTKSNFAVGYKTGDFQLHTNVNDGSEFGGSIYQKVNDNLETAVNLAWTAGNNSTSFGIAAKYQLDSSASISAKVNNASLVGVGYTQTLRPGMKLTLSALVDGKNINAGGHKLGLGLELEA, from the exons ATGGCAGTCCCTCCAGCATATGCAGACCTGGGCAAATCAGCAAAGGACATCTTCAATAAGGGATATG GCTTTGGGCTCGTCAAGCTTGATGTGAAGACTAAGTCTTCAAGTGGAGTG gAATTTAAAACATCAGGCTCATCCAATGTCGATACCAGCAAGGTCACTGGAACCCTTGAAACCAAGTACAAATGGGCTGAATATGGGCTGACGTTCACGGAGAAGTGGACCACGGAAAACACTCTCGGGACAGAAATTTGTGTTGAAGATCAG atcaCCAAAGGCCTGAAACTTACATTTGAGACAACATTTTCACCTAATACTGG caAGAAGAGTGGCAAGGTTAAAACGGCTTATAAAAGGGAGTACCTTAATGCCGGTGTTGACGTAGATTTAGACTTTGCTGGTCCTACTATTCATGGAGCAGCAGTGGCCGGATATGAGGGATGGTTGGCAGGTTACCAGATGACCTTTGACACCGCCAAATCCAAGATGACCAAGAGCAATTTTGCTGTTGGTTACAAAACTGGGGACTTCCAGCTCCACACCAATGT AAATGATGGTTCAGAGTTTGGTGGTTCTATTTATCAGAAGGTCAATGATAACCTGGAGACCGCTGTGAATCTTGCCTGGACAGCGGGCAACAACAGCACTTCCTTTGGAATCGCTGCTAAATACCAGTTAGACTCCAGTGCCTCCATATCA gCTAAGGTGAATAATGCCAGCTTGGTAGGAGTTGGATACACCCAGACTCTCCGGCCCG GCATGAAACTCACCCTCTCTGCACTTGTTGATGGGAAGAATATCAATGCTGGTGGCCACAAACTAGGTCTAGGCCTGGAATTGGAGGCATAA